One Sphingopyxis macrogoltabida genomic region harbors:
- a CDS encoding DUF6915 family protein produces MAHCYYHALSSVRKWGGTVDDYLPLHQWFDQSKAILADPRHRALRHHAEGIFMLETLFGETLVNADGRVVPVRLVGEQHVREDLGSIPSFADWARLITPQAWMLRGNPLDGAEGVTIDMPGRGEAVAPRSVPPAEAVGTVI; encoded by the coding sequence ATGGCCCACTGCTACTACCACGCTCTCTCGTCGGTCCGGAAATGGGGCGGCACGGTCGATGATTATCTCCCGCTGCACCAGTGGTTCGACCAGTCCAAGGCAATCCTGGCAGACCCACGACACCGCGCGCTGCGGCACCATGCCGAGGGGATATTCATGCTCGAAACCCTGTTCGGCGAGACCCTCGTCAATGCCGATGGCCGGGTCGTTCCGGTGCGTCTGGTCGGCGAACAGCACGTGCGCGAAGACTTGGGCTCGATCCCCTCATTTGCCGATTGGGCGCGCTTGATCACGCCGCAGGCCTGGATGCTTCGCGGCAACCCTTTGGACGGCGCTGAAGGGGTGACGATCGACATGCCTGGCCGCGGTGAAGCAGTTGCGCCCAGGAGCGTACCACCTGCTGAAGCGGTCGGTACCGTGATCTAA
- a CDS encoding IS256-like element ISSpma2 family transposase, translating into MTEDRLLIEELAAKGGQPDFLRTIAENVLQLIMEADVDGLIGAGRHERSSERATWRNGYRDRSLDTRVGTLNLKIPKLRAGSYFPGFLEPRKMVEKALVAVIQEAWIGGVSTRRVDELVQAMGMTGISKSTVSKLCKDIDERVHAFLKRPLTGEWPYLWLDATYLKVREGGRIISVAAIIAMAVNTEGRREIVGLHIGPSEAEVFWSDFLKDLVRRGLTGVKLVISDAHEGLKGAITRVMGATWQRCRVHFMRNALSYVPKGQNTVVAAAIRQVFLQPDQKSATQVWRQVADQLRTRWPKLGACMDEAETDVLAYTGFPTQHRTKLHSTNPLERLNKEVKRRADVVGIFPNEDSIIRLVGAVLMEQNDEWQLQHRYMQIEGMAELNQPMIEEENQPLHITAKAA; encoded by the coding sequence ATGACCGAGGACAGATTACTGATCGAAGAGCTTGCTGCGAAGGGCGGCCAACCGGATTTTTTGCGCACCATCGCCGAGAACGTGCTGCAGCTGATCATGGAGGCCGACGTTGATGGCCTGATCGGCGCGGGTCGCCACGAACGCAGCAGCGAGCGCGCGACCTGGCGCAACGGCTATCGCGACCGTTCGCTGGATACCCGGGTAGGCACGCTGAACCTGAAAATCCCCAAGCTGCGTGCTGGGTCCTACTTTCCGGGCTTCCTTGAGCCCCGCAAGATGGTCGAGAAAGCGCTGGTTGCGGTGATCCAGGAAGCGTGGATCGGCGGGGTCAGCACCCGGCGGGTCGATGAACTCGTCCAGGCCATGGGCATGACCGGCATCTCCAAGTCCACCGTCTCCAAGCTTTGCAAGGACATTGACGAGCGCGTCCATGCCTTTCTGAAACGCCCGCTCACCGGCGAATGGCCGTATCTCTGGCTCGATGCCACCTATCTCAAGGTACGCGAAGGCGGGCGGATCATCAGCGTTGCCGCAATAATCGCCATGGCCGTCAACACCGAGGGCCGGCGCGAGATCGTCGGCCTGCATATCGGCCCCTCGGAAGCGGAGGTCTTCTGGTCCGACTTCCTGAAGGACCTTGTTCGGCGCGGTCTTACCGGCGTGAAGCTGGTCATCTCCGATGCTCACGAGGGCCTCAAGGGCGCGATCACCCGCGTCATGGGCGCCACCTGGCAGCGCTGCCGGGTGCACTTCATGCGCAATGCCCTGTCCTATGTGCCCAAGGGCCAGAACACTGTCGTCGCCGCCGCGATCCGCCAGGTCTTCCTGCAGCCCGATCAGAAAAGCGCAACGCAGGTCTGGCGACAGGTCGCCGACCAGTTGCGCACCCGTTGGCCCAAGCTCGGCGCCTGCATGGACGAGGCCGAAACCGACGTGCTCGCCTACACCGGCTTTCCCACCCAGCACCGCACGAAGTTACACTCAACCAATCCGCTCGAGCGGCTCAACAAGGAGGTCAAGCGCCGCGCCGACGTCGTCGGAATCTTCCCGAACGAAGACAGCATCATCCGCCTCGTCGGGGCTGTGCTGATGGAGCAGAACGACGAGTGGCAGCTCCAGCACCGATACATGCAGATCGAAGGCATGGCCGAACTCAACCAACCCATGATCGAGGAGGAAAATCAGCCCCTACACATCACCGCCAAAGCCGCCTGA
- a CDS encoding DUF6878 family protein: MIDIEAVMADFAVRQAERQTQVVEEIQQLKVAILPRLQEAGIARVEIRFDGCGDSGAVEECVCLDAAGAGIPCPEVSLMEGEADSVDRTGSAEPQSLGQALEQLTYLALERHHPGWEINDGACGELVIDVTEATFVLDCSLRFIATDDHSTEL; this comes from the coding sequence ATGATCGATATCGAGGCTGTGATGGCCGATTTTGCCGTTCGCCAGGCCGAGCGGCAGACCCAGGTGGTCGAAGAGATTCAGCAGCTCAAGGTCGCCATTCTTCCGCGCTTGCAGGAAGCCGGCATCGCCCGTGTCGAGATCCGCTTTGACGGCTGCGGCGACAGCGGTGCCGTTGAAGAATGTGTATGCCTCGATGCAGCCGGCGCGGGGATCCCGTGCCCGGAAGTCTCCCTCATGGAAGGCGAAGCAGACAGCGTTGATCGTACTGGTTCCGCAGAGCCGCAATCACTCGGGCAGGCACTCGAACAGCTGACCTACCTGGCGCTCGAACGTCACCATCCTGGCTGGGAGATCAACGACGGTGCCTGCGGCGAACTGGTGATTGATGTGACTGAGGCGACTTTCGTGCTCGACTGCAGTCTGCGCTTCATCGCCACCGATGATCATTCGACCGAGCTCTAG
- a CDS encoding single-stranded DNA-binding protein produces MTNLVILVGRIARDPETRTTQGGTSITSVSVVTDRPARKEGKTYKDENGYTAKDSEFHRITCFNGLGQNVAKYCTKGQLVTVEGRIHYTQWEDQSGTKRYGCEIIADKVDFLTKGRSGSNEGAPDIDED; encoded by the coding sequence ATGACCAATCTCGTTATCCTCGTTGGCCGCATCGCTCGCGACCCCGAGACCCGCACCACCCAGGGTGGAACCAGCATCACCTCGGTCTCGGTCGTGACCGACCGTCCCGCCCGCAAGGAAGGCAAGACCTACAAGGACGAGAACGGCTACACCGCCAAGGACAGCGAATTCCACCGGATCACCTGCTTCAACGGCCTGGGTCAGAACGTCGCCAAGTATTGCACCAAGGGTCAACTCGTGACGGTCGAAGGGCGCATCCACTACACCCAGTGGGAAGATCAGAGCGGCACCAAGCGCTACGGCTGCGAGATTATCGCCGACAAGGTCGACTTCCTCACCAAGGGCCGGTCCGGCAGCAACGAAGGTGCTCCCGATATCGACGAGGACTGA
- the qatC gene encoding Qat anti-phage system QueC-like protein QatC — protein MIRVACLPENLPDQAGTDLRFDIYSRSRLAGRGRVGNLVPGRVRRFGLRPSVDAWDFTSFAMAVVAADEAVSRERSPDGWTREIGLTVAVSLPDFWNSQRARLTQALRFLSGDIWELDFIGDGAAPTTSDPSRLRNEDMVCLLSGGMDSLIGAIDVVGEGRSPLFVSQMAKGDTADQKMFAHAIAPHSLHLQLNHHARPPGPSERSQRARSIAFLGFGVLAATCLRRHHDGYEVELRIPENGFISQNVPLTPLRTGSLSTRTTHPYFLRLIQETLDAAGLRVRLNNPYEHSTKGEMLSGCTDQALLAQLVADSTSCGRYSRTGFQHCGRCVPCQVRRGAYLAWGQNDETTDGYKYGPLGQDDVRHARFDDVRSVAMAVETVRRYGIDELIGGAMNARMLGDVTPYREVVRRGIAELAALHAHLGVT, from the coding sequence GTGATCAGAGTCGCATGCCTTCCCGAGAATCTCCCGGACCAAGCCGGGACTGATCTGCGGTTCGACATTTATTCCCGATCGCGTCTCGCAGGACGCGGGCGGGTCGGCAACTTGGTTCCCGGCCGTGTCCGTCGGTTTGGCCTCCGGCCATCGGTCGATGCCTGGGATTTCACGTCGTTCGCGATGGCCGTGGTTGCTGCCGACGAGGCGGTATCACGCGAGCGTAGCCCAGATGGATGGACACGTGAGATCGGGCTGACGGTTGCCGTCTCCTTGCCAGATTTCTGGAACTCGCAGCGCGCCCGCCTGACCCAGGCGCTCCGCTTCCTGTCTGGAGACATCTGGGAACTGGATTTCATCGGAGACGGTGCTGCTCCCACGACCAGCGATCCCTCGCGACTGCGCAACGAGGACATGGTCTGTTTGCTATCAGGCGGCATGGACAGCCTAATCGGAGCAATCGACGTCGTTGGTGAAGGGCGCAGTCCGCTTTTCGTAAGCCAGATGGCCAAAGGCGACACTGCGGACCAAAAGATGTTCGCTCACGCCATCGCGCCCCATAGCCTGCATCTTCAACTCAACCATCATGCCCGTCCACCCGGGCCATCAGAACGATCTCAGCGTGCTCGCTCGATCGCCTTCCTCGGCTTCGGAGTGTTGGCAGCGACCTGCCTGCGGCGGCATCATGATGGCTATGAGGTGGAACTCCGCATCCCTGAAAACGGCTTTATCAGCCAGAACGTGCCGCTGACCCCGCTGCGCACCGGAAGCCTCAGTACGCGCACGACGCACCCATATTTCCTGCGCCTCATTCAAGAGACCCTCGACGCGGCCGGCTTGCGGGTCCGCTTGAATAACCCCTATGAGCACAGCACGAAGGGCGAGATGCTCTCGGGTTGTACGGACCAAGCCCTTCTGGCTCAGCTGGTCGCCGATTCGACCAGCTGCGGGCGTTATTCTAGAACAGGCTTCCAGCATTGTGGTCGCTGTGTGCCCTGCCAAGTGCGGCGTGGCGCCTATCTCGCGTGGGGGCAGAACGACGAAACCACCGACGGCTACAAATACGGACCATTGGGCCAAGATGACGTGCGGCATGCCCGGTTCGATGACGTTCGGTCTGTCGCCATGGCCGTTGAAACAGTGCGCCGATATGGCATCGACGAGCTGATTGGCGGTGCGATGAATGCGCGTATGCTCGGCGACGTTACCCCCTATCGTGAGGTCGTCCGGCGTGGCATCGCGGAATTGGCCGCGCTCCATGCTCATCTCGGTGTCACTTGA
- a CDS encoding DUF2493 domain-containing protein — translation MHTSFADQLAGLDLAGFSIGPAPISTSDFPVREAVVQTLEAVWSDLFAMVSGTALEADAEDLGWAFVNIFHRSAERKSTALDRATDEVRALIATADGSEVHTHDLETQVERAQCAESAMLALEEMREVAAALYLNEFGSSWKPVSSSRFNHSVMLTSALVEGRDFLRARAEAKRRAAVPEGTPVVFAGGRTRHATQDDALTFGNNVWATLDKVRDRVPDMVLIHGGDTKGVDRLASSWAERRGIPQVTFSLEMRLGARAGFKRNERMLSLDPRYVIAFPGNGVLERLVIEAKARRITVVDRRGPLGTNPKNSSVRTD, via the coding sequence ATGCACACGTCATTTGCCGACCAACTCGCCGGGCTCGATCTCGCCGGCTTCTCCATCGGTCCTGCTCCCATATCGACAAGCGATTTCCCGGTCCGGGAGGCGGTTGTCCAAACCCTCGAAGCGGTCTGGTCCGATCTTTTTGCCATGGTGTCCGGGACCGCTCTTGAAGCCGATGCCGAGGATCTTGGCTGGGCCTTCGTCAACATCTTTCATCGCTCGGCGGAACGCAAATCGACGGCCCTTGACCGGGCGACCGACGAGGTCCGCGCGCTGATTGCTACGGCCGATGGATCCGAGGTTCACACCCATGACCTTGAGACCCAGGTCGAGCGGGCGCAGTGCGCCGAAAGTGCGATGCTGGCGCTTGAAGAGATGCGCGAGGTCGCAGCAGCCCTTTACCTCAACGAGTTCGGTTCCTCCTGGAAGCCGGTCTCCAGTTCTCGCTTCAATCACAGCGTCATGCTGACTTCTGCGCTCGTCGAAGGGCGCGACTTCCTGCGCGCCCGTGCCGAGGCCAAGCGCCGTGCGGCGGTGCCCGAAGGAACCCCTGTCGTCTTCGCTGGCGGGCGCACCCGTCATGCGACCCAGGACGATGCACTGACCTTCGGCAACAACGTCTGGGCAACGCTCGACAAGGTCCGCGACCGCGTGCCCGACATGGTGCTCATCCATGGCGGTGACACCAAGGGCGTCGACCGCCTGGCATCGAGCTGGGCCGAACGGCGCGGCATCCCGCAGGTCACGTTCTCGCTCGAAATGCGGCTGGGCGCCCGTGCCGGCTTCAAGCGCAACGAGCGGATGCTCTCCCTCGATCCGCGCTACGTCATCGCCTTTCCGGGCAATGGCGTGCTCGAACGTCTGGTCATCGAAGCCAAGGCCCGGCGGATCACCGTGGTCGATCGGCGCGGGCCCCTCGGTACCAATCCGAAGAACTCTTCGGTCAGGACCGACTAA
- the qatD gene encoding Qat anti-phage system TatD family nuclease QatD has product MIDFHCHIDLYPDPLAVLDEVDARGTYVLAVTTTPKAWRGTKKLVGDRQRVRVALGLHPELVAQRYQEVPLLCGLLPEAPYVGEIGIDGSPPHRGSLDLQKSVFDRILAECATHGGRVMTIHSRGAATAVLDALERQPDAGVPILHWFSGTMRELERAVQLGCWFSIGPAMLRSRKGRELAAAMPLDRLLTETDAPFARDGENPLMPWQAYDCLGELETISNLGMGALALQIKRNLKRLGQYKQSPRLTKSAPLSG; this is encoded by the coding sequence TTGATCGACTTCCACTGCCATATTGATCTGTATCCCGACCCTCTGGCCGTCCTTGACGAAGTCGATGCAAGAGGGACCTATGTATTGGCGGTCACGACGACGCCGAAGGCTTGGCGTGGGACAAAAAAGCTGGTCGGAGATCGCCAGCGGGTTCGCGTTGCTCTTGGTCTGCATCCCGAGCTGGTCGCACAGCGCTATCAGGAAGTTCCCCTGCTATGCGGCCTACTCCCAGAAGCTCCATATGTCGGGGAAATCGGGATCGACGGAAGCCCGCCGCACCGGGGTTCGCTCGATCTACAGAAATCTGTCTTCGATCGCATACTTGCCGAATGTGCGACGCACGGCGGGCGGGTCATGACGATCCATTCTCGCGGAGCTGCAACTGCAGTGCTGGATGCACTTGAGCGCCAGCCCGATGCCGGGGTGCCTATCCTTCATTGGTTCAGCGGCACAATGAGAGAGTTGGAACGGGCAGTTCAACTCGGTTGCTGGTTCTCCATAGGACCTGCGATGCTCCGCTCCCGGAAGGGCCGCGAGTTGGCGGCAGCCATGCCGCTGGATCGGCTGTTGACGGAAACGGATGCACCTTTCGCACGAGATGGCGAAAACCCTTTGATGCCGTGGCAGGCTTACGATTGCTTGGGTGAACTGGAAACGATCAGTAACCTAGGCATGGGGGCACTCGCCTTGCAGATTAAAAGAAATTTGAAGCGACTTGGACAATACAAACAGTCACCCCGCTTAACGAAATCGGCGCCGCTGAGCGGTTGA
- a CDS encoding ArdC family protein — protein MAYRKEQGGGLSPATRITQEIIARLEAGTKPWIKPWRGVPVSRPLRACGIPYRGMNVFWLWMVADICGYASPFWMTYNQAKSLGAQVRKGEKSTIAIFYKSYTKEVETPDTGEKADEARRVLKAYPVFNADQVDGLPERFHPAATLELVEPEGREAELDAFFAAIPVNLRHQGCEAYYEPTADRVTMPPTSLFSGFDHYYATLAHELSHWTGHASRLGRDLKNRFGTAAYAAEELVAELSSAMLGAELGLPVTHLDNHASYIEHWLKLLKDDDRAILTAAAKAEEAASLLLKLGGRVTPGQFDDASDDAALAA, from the coding sequence ATGGCCTATCGCAAGGAGCAGGGCGGCGGCCTGTCGCCCGCCACCCGTATCACCCAGGAAATCATCGCCCGTCTGGAAGCGGGCACGAAGCCGTGGATCAAGCCGTGGCGCGGTGTCCCGGTCTCCCGGCCCTTGCGGGCCTGCGGGATCCCGTACCGCGGCATGAATGTCTTCTGGCTCTGGATGGTCGCCGACATCTGCGGCTACGCCTCGCCATTCTGGATGACCTACAACCAGGCAAAATCGCTCGGAGCCCAGGTCCGCAAGGGCGAGAAGTCGACCATCGCGATCTTCTACAAGAGCTACACCAAGGAGGTTGAAACGCCTGATACCGGCGAAAAAGCCGATGAAGCCCGCAGGGTGCTGAAGGCCTATCCAGTCTTCAACGCCGATCAGGTCGACGGTCTGCCCGAGCGCTTCCATCCGGCTGCAACGCTTGAGCTCGTCGAGCCTGAAGGACGCGAGGCCGAGCTCGACGCCTTCTTCGCCGCCATCCCCGTCAACCTGCGCCACCAGGGCTGCGAGGCTTACTACGAACCGACTGCGGATCGTGTCACGATGCCGCCGACGAGCCTGTTTTCCGGCTTCGACCACTATTATGCCACGCTCGCCCACGAGCTGTCGCACTGGACCGGCCATGCAAGCCGGTTGGGACGTGATCTCAAGAACCGCTTCGGCACGGCGGCCTATGCCGCCGAAGAACTGGTCGCCGAACTATCTAGCGCCATGCTCGGCGCCGAGCTGGGTCTGCCGGTCACGCATCTCGACAATCACGCCAGCTATATCGAGCACTGGCTCAAGCTGCTGAAGGACGATGACCGCGCCATCCTAACCGCTGCAGCCAAGGCCGAAGAAGCCGCGAGCCTGCTGCTCAAGCTCGGCGGGAGGGTCACCCCTGGCCAGTTTGACGACGCGTCAGACGACGCGGCGCTCGCGGCCTGA
- a CDS encoding ParB/RepB/Spo0J family partition protein — protein MIKSIPLNKLVQSPRNVRRHSDPAADAELKASIAAHGLLQNLIVWPAAKGKFEVEAGERRRRAMLALAYDKILARDHEVTCLVLEDSAEVAVETSLAENFHRLAMNPADEAQAFAALVAGGATVEDVAHRFGLTVRFVEGRLRLATLAPVVFEALASGQITLDIAKAFGATSDQEIQTRVFEQVSSAYYAPNPDSIRRMVLSGTVRGSDPRARLVGRDSYIAAGGRIERELFDDDNSESWVDVALLESLAAAKMEEQAKVLAAEQGLAWVKPTLDPYASHDLVEGLVRLPAEPAPLTEAELARLDELDASYDEHAAILEDEDSAAEAVAAAEAAIEAIEHECQEIRARPPVIAADLKAEAGMILVLSRDGTPVLQPVFYGERKTEPAEADSGIEVVPTEDGSDKRRTTLSKRLVDELAMQRRDVLALHVASDPGLALDIMVFSLADADTHDWRTRAATTLRAPVPAGPIIGFEAKDAPASSALAELRSSLDESWRAGTDATARFDLFRALSDDSRAAWLGYVVARSLEASLNMTGERQLPFQDYLGSLIGIDMAQWWRPTAANYFDRVPKQVILDALTDVGGLELSSRFASVKKGDLAMSAERVFAGTYITEVEVREKALAWVPEVMRFTSAAPEAGEPEIDATDAEPGFDNEHQPPRELAA, from the coding sequence ATGATCAAGTCGATCCCGCTGAACAAGCTCGTCCAGTCTCCCCGCAATGTCCGCCGTCACAGTGACCCCGCTGCCGATGCCGAGCTCAAGGCCAGCATCGCAGCCCATGGGCTGCTGCAGAACCTGATCGTCTGGCCGGCCGCGAAGGGTAAGTTCGAGGTCGAAGCCGGCGAACGCCGCCGCCGCGCGATGCTGGCGCTCGCTTACGACAAGATCCTCGCCCGCGATCACGAAGTCACGTGCCTCGTGCTCGAGGACAGCGCCGAAGTCGCGGTCGAGACCAGCCTCGCAGAAAACTTTCATCGCCTCGCCATGAACCCAGCCGATGAGGCCCAGGCCTTTGCCGCGCTCGTGGCAGGCGGTGCGACTGTTGAGGATGTTGCGCACCGCTTCGGCCTGACCGTCCGCTTCGTCGAGGGCCGGCTGCGTCTCGCGACGCTTGCGCCGGTCGTGTTCGAGGCTCTTGCCTCAGGCCAGATCACTCTCGACATCGCCAAAGCCTTTGGCGCGACCTCGGACCAGGAGATCCAGACCCGCGTATTTGAGCAGGTTTCATCGGCCTACTATGCGCCCAATCCCGACAGCATTCGGCGAATGGTCCTATCCGGGACCGTCCGGGGCAGCGATCCCCGTGCCCGCCTTGTCGGCCGCGACTCCTACATTGCCGCCGGCGGCCGAATCGAGCGCGAACTGTTCGACGACGATAACAGCGAATCCTGGGTCGATGTCGCCTTGCTCGAGAGCCTCGCGGCGGCGAAGATGGAAGAACAGGCGAAGGTGCTCGCAGCCGAACAGGGTCTCGCCTGGGTCAAGCCCACGCTCGATCCCTATGCCAGCCATGATCTGGTCGAAGGGCTGGTCCGGCTTCCTGCCGAACCGGCGCCGCTGACCGAAGCGGAATTGGCGAGGCTCGACGAACTCGATGCTTCCTATGACGAGCATGCGGCGATCCTCGAAGACGAGGACAGCGCCGCGGAGGCTGTGGCTGCGGCCGAAGCGGCCATCGAAGCGATCGAACACGAATGCCAGGAAATCCGCGCCCGCCCGCCAGTCATAGCGGCTGACCTCAAGGCCGAGGCGGGGATGATCCTGGTCCTCTCGCGCGATGGCACGCCGGTTCTCCAACCCGTGTTCTACGGCGAGCGAAAGACTGAACCTGCCGAAGCCGATAGCGGGATCGAAGTCGTTCCGACGGAAGATGGGTCGGACAAGCGCCGGACCACCTTGTCCAAGCGCCTGGTGGACGAGCTGGCCATGCAGCGCCGTGATGTCCTGGCACTGCATGTTGCCTCTGACCCCGGGCTTGCGCTCGACATTATGGTCTTCAGTCTGGCGGATGCCGACACGCACGACTGGCGGACGCGGGCTGCCACCACGCTGCGCGCGCCTGTTCCGGCAGGGCCGATCATCGGCTTCGAAGCCAAGGATGCTCCGGCGAGCAGCGCGCTTGCCGAGCTCAGGTCCAGTCTCGACGAAAGCTGGCGTGCGGGCACCGATGCGACTGCCCGCTTCGACCTGTTTCGCGCGCTGTCCGATGACAGCCGCGCCGCATGGCTTGGCTATGTCGTCGCCCGGTCGCTCGAGGCGAGCCTCAACATGACGGGCGAGCGTCAGTTGCCGTTCCAGGATTACCTTGGCAGCCTGATCGGCATCGACATGGCGCAATGGTGGAGACCGACTGCGGCCAACTACTTTGACCGGGTGCCGAAGCAGGTGATCCTCGACGCGCTGACCGATGTTGGCGGTCTCGAGCTTTCCTCGCGCTTTGCCTCGGTCAAGAAGGGTGATCTCGCGATGAGCGCCGAGCGTGTCTTCGCCGGCACCTACATCACCGAAGTCGAAGTACGCGAGAAGGCTCTGGCCTGGGTGCCTGAGGTCATGCGCTTCACTTCCGCTGCGCCAGAGGCTGGCGAGCCGGAGATTGACGCCACTGACGCCGAGCCAGGTTTCGACAACGAACATCAGCCCCCCCGCGAGCTGGCCGCCTGA
- a CDS encoding gamma-glutamylcyclotransferase family protein has translation MLKATEAETEEVREYFEWQAPDLQVTFLQKVYSEAVLNTRHDVWDVHTNKDRWWIITGGTNLYSQAQFPNMDLALTFHIGLMLRIPRTEKQQVNDLRILQFEPVLEKMEDVGAAMTQAHNLADYQTVGVRCRETLLALIGAAQDAAVWTEAPPQRANFRAWVDIIINDLLPSETNKERRGAIKQTLESAWTFTNWLTHAKSATWLDADMAHALTQQAVTMAMTQILRALRGVPEECPKCGSPHLEPEQGENSAAPGTLWERPTCTGCDWTGRPVPILDSEAARPIIMREGRYTHEHSIMTVPLRTIMKAGDPPIKPLPEAESGPPEPVVYFAYGSNMLTARLRERMPSCKPLGIAKLPGHALRFHKRSKDQSGKCNAFATDDDQGVMGVLFAFDPAERPTLDKAEGVGNGYEHATVTVINDQGRRQKVLTYLASPNAIDDSLAPYTWYKDFVLAGCAEHGLPADYVAVYVQSVEATEDLNRARDAKERAKLVAAVPSKPEPQDLPT, from the coding sequence ATGCTGAAAGCGACAGAAGCCGAAACCGAGGAAGTACGGGAATATTTCGAGTGGCAGGCACCCGATCTCCAGGTCACTTTCCTGCAGAAGGTCTATTCCGAAGCCGTCCTGAACACCCGCCATGACGTTTGGGACGTTCACACCAACAAAGATCGCTGGTGGATCATTACGGGCGGCACGAACCTTTACTCGCAGGCGCAGTTTCCGAACATGGATCTAGCGCTCACATTCCACATCGGCCTGATGCTGCGAATCCCGCGAACGGAAAAGCAGCAGGTGAATGATCTCCGCATTCTCCAGTTCGAGCCCGTCCTTGAGAAGATGGAAGACGTCGGCGCCGCGATGACACAGGCACACAATCTCGCGGATTACCAGACCGTCGGAGTACGGTGCCGCGAGACCCTGCTTGCACTAATTGGCGCGGCGCAAGATGCAGCGGTCTGGACCGAGGCACCGCCGCAACGCGCAAATTTTCGCGCTTGGGTCGACATCATCATTAACGACCTCCTTCCGAGCGAGACGAACAAGGAGCGTCGGGGCGCGATCAAGCAGACGCTTGAATCCGCCTGGACCTTCACAAACTGGCTGACACACGCCAAATCGGCGACATGGCTCGACGCGGATATGGCGCATGCGTTGACGCAGCAGGCCGTGACCATGGCGATGACGCAGATTCTGCGAGCGCTGCGAGGAGTGCCCGAGGAATGTCCGAAATGTGGATCGCCTCATCTCGAGCCCGAGCAAGGCGAGAATAGTGCCGCGCCCGGCACCCTCTGGGAGCGGCCGACCTGTACTGGGTGCGACTGGACCGGCAGGCCTGTCCCGATCCTCGACTCAGAAGCTGCGCGTCCGATCATCATGCGAGAGGGCAGATACACGCACGAGCACAGCATTATGACGGTGCCGCTGCGAACGATCATGAAGGCGGGTGATCCACCGATCAAGCCGCTGCCGGAAGCGGAGTCTGGGCCGCCGGAACCCGTCGTCTATTTCGCATACGGGTCCAACATGTTGACCGCCCGACTGCGCGAGCGGATGCCGAGTTGCAAGCCGCTTGGCATAGCGAAGCTGCCGGGCCACGCGCTACGCTTCCATAAGCGGAGCAAGGACCAGTCGGGGAAGTGCAACGCTTTTGCCACCGACGATGACCAGGGCGTGATGGGGGTCCTTTTTGCCTTTGACCCCGCCGAACGCCCGACACTCGACAAGGCCGAGGGTGTCGGCAACGGCTATGAGCATGCGACGGTCACGGTCATCAATGACCAAGGCCGGCGGCAGAAGGTTCTGACGTACCTCGCCAGCCCGAACGCGATCGACGACAGCCTCGCGCCCTATACTTGGTATAAGGACTTCGTTCTGGCTGGTTGCGCCGAGCATGGGCTGCCGGCCGACTATGTCGCGGTCTATGTTCAATCTGTCGAGGCGACGGAAGATCTCAATAGGGCGCGGGACGCCAAGGAGCGGGCGAAGCTCGTTGCCGCCGTCCCGTCAAAGCCCGAACCGCAAGACCTTCCTACCTAA
- a CDS encoding DUF6437 family protein — protein sequence MARSKPTARDALKKLREQRAQLENEEARLREEAATELGKLLIECGAETIEPAQLRQIVRASMALGIEETLKRIAPA from the coding sequence ATGGCCAGGTCCAAACCCACTGCCCGCGATGCGCTGAAGAAGCTGCGTGAACAGCGTGCCCAACTCGAGAACGAGGAGGCGCGTCTTCGCGAAGAAGCAGCGACCGAACTCGGAAAGCTGCTGATCGAGTGCGGTGCAGAGACGATCGAACCGGCACAGTTACGCCAGATCGTTCGCGCATCGATGGCGCTCGGGATCGAGGAAACGCTGAAGCGGATTGCTCCCGCGTAA